The stretch of DNA atgaatgaatgaatgaatgaaatattctaaaaagaaatgaacGTTTGGCAACTGAATTAATTACATTGCTGCATAACACGATATTGCACCAAGTACTGTAAAAGACAATATAAATTGTTGcaattgacaatttttcttctattttttactTACGATtggataaattgaaatattataatATAACCTCTAGTCAGACACGTTAGAGTAACATTATTaaacttattaaaattcacagttttgatttatttaccTATGTTAGGCGCATGTAAGGCAATTTGTTATTATAATAgttctattgatttttatttaatattaaatgctAACGATAGATcacaacaaaaattataaaatctaaatttatCATATTTTGTTCTCAAGGatcttatttcttttgaatgccttttaattaataaaattgtttttaatcgTTTTGCGGTTTTTGCTTTTCGACATAcctattttaaagttttttggaAATGAAAGTACATTTCAGTGACGACTTCATTTGTTGGGAAGAGGCCTAATTTGAAAACCCCCAAAGGATGCTGCTGCGTGTCTTTTGATTGACAATGAGAAATATACATAAGGAGAATGGAGACATTATTCTCTCGAAAGACTATACATAATATCTCCTCTATTGTTGATGTTGTGATATCAGCGTTGTGGGTGAATGACAAAAGCTTTTCttgtgagacattttcatgctATTACActgtgcaaaaaaattttggtttctttttttttaagaaattaaggatattataaaaaaaatcagtttttagTCTTAATGTTGgtacttcaatttttttattgtatagtATTTGGCCTTAAATTTGACACATAAACCATAAAAGTGTTCTCATTAGACTACACTTTATTATGTAATtgcacatttaatttttacaactgcatttaaaaaaaaaagtggtaaaatatttaagaacgACAAAGTGTGGGCTCCAAATCAGTGTAATTCTACGTCTTAACGGATTAACTCCTAGATAAAGTCGTTGGAATAAAGAGTAATTTTATAAACTAACTAAATAAATACGTGTGATTAGAcgctataaaaatttaacaaaaatattagagaaaatcttttaatttccacTGAATATCTAAATTAATAGGGGAATATGAAAACGAAAAATCAAATaggtttaaattaattagtatCCGAAggtaaaaatacaaattcccttttgtgtttttttgtaatcttgttttatttcctattaataaaaaaatacatttcctacttaaagattatttttgaatttccgtaAAAAATACTTGTGTTGTCTAGTgtattttatcattattttatcattaaataaaGACATTAGAATGTAGATGCGTGGACAAGACTCCCACCATTGAGGGCCAAATTTCAACAATTAACCCATCTTAGAGACAAGATAATGCaacaagaaaatgaataagtAATCGTGACCCTGAACGATAAACGATAAATCAAATGACAAGAGACCGCATTAAGGGGgatataaattcacatttacGTAATTTTAGATTGTCTTTAATCGCGTTCTTGGTGTATCGTGAACGAGAGGTCTGCAGAGAGGAGGAATATAATGCATTGTAACAGATTGACCACTGCTGGGTTAGTTCCCATATCATGCCCCCAAGGGGGCAACGGGTAGGGCGGCATGGGTATGATGCTGTGGCGGGGCAAGTGCAATCCGAGTCACTTCACCAGCTTATATAAAGACTCAGCACCTTTTCATTCTTTTGATTTCAAGTCGATCGCACTACTCCGAAGTGGATGATACCCCATCATCGCTCTTTTCTGCAAGAGAAgttgttgggaaaatttcagACGGAGTGAGATTTACTCATTGTGTTGTCCTGCATTGCTTTTTCctattcctttttctttgtgTGCTCCTTCACCAAGTTAATAGTCCTTTGGAAAAAGAATTATCGAGTATTTTGTGAACTTTACCATAgtgatatataaaatattgttgCATGTGATTGTTTTTGTcctgtgagaattttctttatcatttgcTTTACACATACCGTCCGAAAGTAAGCACTGCAATCATGGAAGTTCAGGTGCAACCGAAAGTTCAATTAAACCCCCCATCAATGGCATACAGTGAGAGTCTCATCGAATACGGGGTGAGTACattttctatatacatatattatgtagaatgtagatacatacatacatatgtgaaTCAATTCCGTGTACTCGGGGGATTTGTCCAATTTCAAATTGTGAATTGATCCATTTTACTTGCTCTAAAATAGATTTCTAACTTGCTGACGCTACGGAGCGGTAGTGGGGTGTCGACGAAGAAAATGTCTACAGATGAAGTTGCTTCCTCAGCTTCAGAGAAAATTCGATATGAGCTCGTCACAGAAAAGGATACAGAGGAAATACTGAatctattgaaaattttctttttcaaagtaAGATTTTAACAACATAAAGTATTgagaattaataaagaaaaaaataagagagatTCTAGAAGAAAACGAGGACagaaaatatctttcaaagattttcatttaaaataagaatatttttcccattagGATGAACCACTGAATACTTATTTGGATTTGGGAGAGTGCAAAGAATTGGAACAGTACTCAacaaaatgtataaaagaGAAATGCTCATTCAAAGCTCTTAATtccaaaaatgaaattgttggAGTTTTCCTAAATGGACTCATTCATAAGCCTGTGAGttgaaaaagtttatttattttttaatagcaTAAAGTgaaacaatgtttttttttcatttatatatagaAAGAAGGGGAGGAACCTGTAAAACTGGCTGATGGCTGTGAACAtaagaaattcagaaaaattatGGGACTCATGGATTTTATTGATGAgaagtttaatatttttaacttataTCCTGACATTGATGTCATTTTGGATGGTAAAATTCTCTCGGTAGATACCAAATACCGCGGCATGGGAATTTCTGTGGAACTCACAAATTGCACCATTAATTGGATGAAAGAGAACAACATTCCGCTTATGCATGTGCTGTGCTCGAGTCACTTTTCTGCACGCGTTATGGAAAAACTGGACTTTAAGGAAGTTTTCAGAATGCCCTACACTGATTATCTTGATGCCAATGGGCAGCAGATCCTCTGCCCAGCCCATCCACATGTAGCAGCCCGAAGCTTAACCAAAAGAATTATTCCCTCAGAGTCCAGCAAGTAATTGGTGGAGGAGAAGTACACTCTTAAAGTCACGTCAATTATAAATAGTGTTGCGtgttcatttgaaatttatcaaataagtTTCAAACGAGGAGCATTTATCCAGAACTTATAAGAGATACTtaatattgttaaaaaaaaaagaaaaatatatatgaatTACTATTCTGGATAAATGCTCTTTGGTCCTATATAGAATTTGAATTTCGTGCCAAATCACAATAAATAACACTCCAGTCATCcagaaaaaaggatttttttattaaattatcttatCAGTCTAATCTCAAAAGGAGCATAACagatttagttttcttttctgagtttttctttcaaacgcTCAAGTTGGAACTCATTTCCGTACCTTGAGGCATCATCTTTCACCTGTGCGTGTTGCTGGCCAGCTTCCGTGGATTGGAGATCTAATTTATCCCTCTTGAAAGTAAGTGAAGaccttttgggaaaaaaaatgagaagaacaTAAAAGCGTGCAAAGAAGGAAGGATTTAACAACTCACCGAATTGCCACAATCTGAAGAGCTACACCAATTCCAGCAAATATCAAACACAGCACTACAATAACATAATTTGATACTCTCTTCACACCCTTTAGCCCATAGTATTCGTCTGTGTTTGCACTATGggggataaaataaattcaattaattttatgatggGAAGTAACTTGAGCTCCCACAGCTTCTCAGAAAATTATATCGCTTGATTGGTCGATCGTAATTGATTGCCCAATCGGGCATGCAAATCGAGCCATGATTAGCACTCATAGTGGCGTCATTGCTTGCAATTTATAATCTTCTCTTGCTATCCCTATAATCTTATCAATTAGTTGATGtgttatgcaaaaatttaaataagtaACAggctataaaatttaattagttttaaaataatggaaatgaataaaaatggatCAGTTTTTTCCGGTTTTtcatatgattttatttactctTGTTATCTAAATatgtttaaattaagaaatctaaaattaaatttatataattacGGGTgattcaaacaattttaaaaaccaaaagagcattttttaaaattaatcccaACTCACCCTATATGTTTCTATTATTTGATCATCCAATATAACTTTGATGGAAcccatataaaaaaaatctaacttaCCCAGGAGATTCAGGAGAATTAGGTGGATGAAAATCTCGGTAGTAGGTGTACGCAGGTCCAGTGGAATGTGGTTTAGATTTAGATAATCTCAATTCCGCATGTTCGCAATTGAACAAgagtttattcaaataatttgtgGGTACAATGCCAATCGGGCTTTTCCAAATAGGGCTTCAAGCCTTATAAATTTTGGGTAGGGGAATTCTTTCCCTCCTAGAATTCGACTTGATCCCTTAATTTCCCTCTCGTCTATTTCTCTAATCTTATTCTATCCTTCGCcagctttttctttattatttggCTAATTCCTCCGCTTCTTTGTCTTCAATATTTACGTcccaaattaataaaatatggcAAGGAAATTCATCACTTCTTTCTCAAACGTGActaatcttcttcttctttcctcTGTTTTTCACCACCCTGAAGTTGCTACCTtaacttaaatttaaatcttcaaCACCGCATCGTAATTCAGTCTAGATTCCGCCTTCCCGAGAATTTGGTAAgcctgaagaattttctgaaacTTTCGCGTGCTTTCAGCGGTTACAGCTAAACTTGCATCAGGATGGTGCTGAAaatggttaatttttaattttagaaaaaattaaattttcaacaattatTATGATTAGGAATTTATAATAACTTATGTACGtataataagaattaaaagaaaaatagtatTACCTACTTCTTTGGacaattttatgaaagaatCACGAATTTCCTTTTGTGTGGCGTTaggttttattttaaggaCATCATAGTAAGTGTGGATTCCCctagaatataaaaaatgctTCTCTTTTAACACCTcgttttttaatcttaaaaattgcTTAAACTTTTAGGTTTCAAAATAGAGATGCAAAAACCATCGATATTTATCGATAGTATCGATAGCTTCGGCTATCGAAAACTATCGATTGGGAAATAGGACTATCGGACTATCggaacaattttctctttccatTATGAAACGCGCTATCTCATTTGAGATTCGTACAAAAAATActataaaaactcaaaattttaattttaatttataaggGTTTTTTCTACATGTACGGATAGCAAGTCGTAGtagtatgaaattgatttattttcttttaaatatttgttataAATAGACTACTAACtacttttattcaaatatatggtcaagcgcgtagcgcccttgcaaaaaaccaaactacgtTTTTAGGGTAGATactgataattttttctttccttttaattaaaatttgtcaattataagatttttgatattctggaaaaaatcttataggattttgacattttattcctttaattcagggggtagacaaagcccttttttacccgaacacagcaaataatggcggacggtttgcagagaaattaaaggaagaaaatgacgtcactttatttccaaaaagtgcatcaaaatttttaaaatcagttttagtgcattaatcttcgtgagacacccctcaaaagctatcaatcgatagaatattaaattatctatccagtggtggtgaattttttcagattgaagcattttcctgggtgtctcagcgagtgagcggtgaattcctatggaaatagagtctttgtctaccccctgctttaattgaatttttgaaagaaaattacttttccggGCCTCTTCAGAGATCTTCTGACTTTTCCTcgacaacaaattctttgtttttcttttctagaacgaaAATAGAACGATTCCAAAATAttcatctgtcaaaatcttccaacattttaattcttaaaaaaagagaagatttttatcagaatataccttatttttttttaactctccGTACACTATGACCAAAATACTTAAGTCCATTGCCATGGGGGTAGTGACCGTAGTGACCGACTTCATAGGCCGAAATCTTTCGGTCAAATGTGCATCATTAAACTCCTTGGTACTCTTTTATCTTTTGTCTATTTTAGAACATTGAGTCTTTTCAGTTTAGAATGATCAAGAAAGAGACACAGAGTGAcaaagcgaagaaaaaaacaataaattcaaccgttacactaatttttgaattccctcttcttacatttatgttaataactttttttctggtggatggattgacctcaaattttgatacaatcttctcagataaccaagaaacttatttccaaaagatcgGTTCTAAATGTCTAAGAATTAGGGCGTAATAGCTCGAGATAGAactctggggtcggtcacctacccctcatgGCAGTGCGAGGGTTTTAAGAACGTTTTTcgtttatttcaattattttcgcaatgaaaaattctgttTCTGTAATTGGGTTTTTTGCGAGGGTGCTACGCGCTTTATCATGttggtaaaaataatttctttttgggtaagtagtttggtttttttgcGGGGGATAGGGTAACTGgtgcaaaatgttagaaatacAAGACACAACATTTCCAATAGATAtctcagtaaatattattCGTAATTATTCTAATTTAGTTAAAAGTACCTTTTTTAACTCTAACTAACcatataaagatttaaaataattgatctaatattttgggatttatttaaaaataatattttcgaatttcaaagttactttgacctttcatttcaatatcgtaTTTCGGCGTATTTCTACGTATTTTTTTTGACCCAAATGCATTTTAGATAGAGTAACAATTGCTGAACACGAACCTAGTttaaattttccgggttttcccGTAGAACACTGACATTAAAAAGTACCACTTGGGTCAAAAAGTTAGACACCCTTTTTAAGGCAgttatctttattttaattaatttattttttttatatttttattataaaaaaattttccaattgttGCACAAATATCTTATTCtcaattgcttttatagtgtttaaatgaaataaattcataaaattaaaatttagggacaaaaaacgtaaattaacattttgccccatggttggggcaaaaagttagaAGTGCAAGGTTTCGGAAAATAagctgaaaatgcattttcccgttgagttataaatttttcgtctgagacaaagttgtagcctggaaaatttcctataagatagttgtcatggaaaaactcaaatattttcagggaaatcaggaaaatgtttctcccaaaaaaacaactttttgcCCCATGTCCCCCAACACTTCTTTTGAACAGCGAAAAACCGGTCATATCCACGAACAAAAAATTTATCGATAGTCATCGATAGTTATCGATAGctttcccaaaaatattcgATAGTATCGATAGCGAATTTTTCCGATAGTTTGCATCTCTATTTCAAAATTCCCCAATTTACGCTATGATGGtttttaagatgaaaaattttaattgtgttGTT from Lutzomyia longipalpis isolate SR_M1_2022 chromosome 1, ASM2433408v1 encodes:
- the LOC129785888 gene encoding arylalkylamine N-acetyltransferase 1 isoform X1; the protein is MEVQVQPKVQLNPPSMAYSESLIEYGISNLLTLRSGSGVSTKKMSTDEVASSASEKIRYELVTEKDTEEILNLLKIFFFKDEPLNTYLDLGECKELEQYSTKCIKEKCSFKALNSKNEIVGVFLNGLIHKPKEGEEPVKLADGCEHKKFRKIMGLMDFIDEKFNIFNLYPDIDVILDGKILSVDTKYRGMGISVELTNCTINWMKENNIPLMHVLCSSHFSARVMEKLDFKEVFRMPYTDYLDANGQQILCPAHPHVAARSLTKRIIPSESSK
- the LOC129785888 gene encoding arylalkylamine N-acetyltransferase 1 isoform X2, encoding MSTDEVASSASEKIRYELVTEKDTEEILNLLKIFFFKDEPLNTYLDLGECKELEQYSTKCIKEKCSFKALNSKNEIVGVFLNGLIHKPKEGEEPVKLADGCEHKKFRKIMGLMDFIDEKFNIFNLYPDIDVILDGKILSVDTKYRGMGISVELTNCTINWMKENNIPLMHVLCSSHFSARVMEKLDFKEVFRMPYTDYLDANGQQILCPAHPHVAARSLTKRIIPSESSK
- the LOC129785896 gene encoding dnaJ-like protein 60, yielding MLLLLDVIIKLFCVYCFVVFLLCYINKMLRISRKYTKNINLMRGIHTYYDVLKIKPNATQKEIRDSFIKLSKEHHPDASLAVTAESTRKFQKILQAYQILGKAESRLNYDAELRLSKSKPHSTGPAYTYYRDFHPPNSPESPGANTDEYYGLKGVKRVSNYVIVVLCLIFAGIGVALQIVAIRSSLTFKRDKLDLQSTEAGQQHAQVKDDASRYGNEFQLERLKEKLRKEN